The Branchiostoma floridae strain S238N-H82 chromosome 6, Bfl_VNyyK, whole genome shotgun sequence genomic interval CTATAATCTTTTCCATTGATTACTAGGTACTACAGGTAAAAAGATaaaggctgtaggggcagtgggttgttatccactgtgtctaggtaTAGGATGGTGGAGCACAACCCTCTCCTCCAATGCCTTTTACCTTCCAAACggaagtcagatacccatttttgCAGCTGGGTGGAGTGAgcaaagtcatgttaagtgcctttcaaaagggcacaagatcggtcaACCACCCTACAAGCCTCATTctggggaagggctagcaatcCCTCCCTGCTAGTAAAACACTAACTAGTGACTAAGGAAATTTGCACATTGTGCCACAAGTccctaaaactagtaaaagggTCTGAATGAACAAACAACCAAACGAACCTCTATGCCCTCCCTGTTCATGGCCACACTGTCCATGTTGAGGATGGCCTGTTTGATGGTCCTGGGGGGCGGCAGGTTGGTCAGGCCGATGTTGATCTGGTTGGACCGCTTGGCGTCCAGGACAATCACCTCGTTCTTCCCCTTCCCCTCGCCGACTTTCTGTAttaggcaacattttcaaagtcacatacaatgtatattttagGAAATGTACTTAAGGTCTGGTCTTATTCAATCTGTTATATTATGACGGCACAATGACATTTAATCTTTTCTAGCTGCTTTTGAATCTACAATCGATACATTCAATTAGaaaacacatacaatgtatatgatgtACACTACCTGAAGCATAGCATCTGACCCTTCCAAAATAGAACATTTCAATGAAAGAGGTTTGATGCTTATGGCCTGAACAGTGTGCTATAATTTCTGAAAGCTTAAACCAAAAATAGAAACATTTGGACACAAATCTGAGTTGTGTCAGGTTACtaaaatacaatatgtatagCACTTACCTTTGGTGTCTGCTCCTTGGTTCTGGACTCAAAGAGGTGCTCCAGCTTGTCTGTATCCAACTGGAACTTCACACCTCTCAATGTGTCCCACAGACTCCCCTTGGTAGCATTGGCCACCGTGGGCGGCACATAGTGGTTCACCTCCTTCCAGAATAGCCGCAccgttttcttcttcttcactgGAATGGCACTGTTCTTGGGCGCAGGACCGAGGTGGCTGGACCCTGGTGCTttaggaggaggagggggagggggcgccccagggggtgggggtggcccgccgggtgggggagggggcgggggtGCCCCAGGAATGCcaggagggggaggaggaggggggaCTCCACCTGGGAATACAcatggaggagggggagggccgCCGAATaagttgggaggggggcggggtgGGTATCCGTCAGTTGATGTCTCCATCCCATGAAACGGCGACAGAACGTCCATATCGTCATCTCCAATCAAGTCTCTAAAGTCCATATCTTTGATAACAAGTTCCCTGTCTGTGTTCATGAGGTTTTCCCAGAGCTGGTCTTGTTCGCTCTTTGGTGGAGGCGGGggtttcttctcctccttcttTTCCTCCACCTTCATGGCCTGAAGTCCGTTCACTATCTTGTCCTCATCAAGTATTGCACCAGATTTTAATTTCTCCGCAACAGCAGCAACTTTTCCCTTGGACGCGATCTCCGGCTGTTTCTTTTCCGTGGGGCTCGATACGTCCTCCTTCTGTTTTTGCTGCACTTTTTCCATCCGACTGGAAATGGTCTCCGATGTTTCGATTGAGAGTCTTCTCTTTTCCTTTGCCTCTTTTGATTCGTCTTTTGATTCGTCACTGTCTTCATCCTCGTCGCCCATCTTTCCTTCCCTGTTTTGTGCATAAAACATGGCCAGCATCCAGCGCTTGTTACTGGTCAGGCCGCCAGACTGGGCGGAGGGGGAGACCGGACCCATGTCAGGACTCGTTGGTGTCACCGGTTCATCGGACACACTTTCCGTTCTCTCATCTGTAGGAAGAAAGTTTGCAAAATCATAAAATTATTCAATAGGTAAGAAGAGACATCTTTAACCTTCTCAAACCTGATTAAAAAATTAAAGTAATACAAATTTGAAGCCTGAGACTATCTCAGCAAGGAGAAGGTTAAAGTAAGTTCATCGATCAAATTTTATAACTTATTACTAGCTCTTGGTGTTAAATTTACAATGTTTAGTAATTAATTTTTCAAGTAGTGATTAAtcaagtagttttaaaaatcaattaGTTATCAAACTTTTTTACTTTAGTTTAGAATACAAAATTACTTTGGATCATGCTGATTAGTGAAGTAATTTTGGGATTAAACATCAATTACATGTAAGCCTGTCTTAACCTTTTCCAAGCCACCCAACCTCATGACCAATACAAGCTTGGTACCAAAGGCTACCTCGGCAGGGAGAGGGTTAAACATTACCAGGCTTACATAGAAATTGTAACATTGGGTTTAGATCATGACTAGGGGTTCTTtctagtaatacatgtaataccaaGTCCTCATTTTGTTCAATCCAGTGTTTTGTGCTAAACCTTTCAAAGTCAAAATGCTTCAATTGgtaattcatatacatgtagtgcacAGTAACTGAAAGTGCAGATAAATACAAACATTGCACACTTCTACAACACTGGGATTGAACAAAACCAGGAGTAGGGTGAGTTGGTGGGTTGATGGGTTGTTAAGGTGAGTAAGGGGAAGGTGCTACAGTGTACAAAAAGCAAAGATAAAGCCGTGCTGGCACCCACCACGCCTCCGAGACACTGCGAAGGTTCTACCACCGGGTGCACCATGCTCCCCACTGGCATGCAAGAGTGGAGAAGAAGACCTATTGTCCACCACTTCAGAACTCCTAGGGGTGCCATCAGCCATGCAATCAGTGGAAGTGCTACCAGACAAGCCTCTAGTAGTATCGTGGTATCTGTCCATGCTGCCGCGGTGCGAACGCACCAGGCCCTCTCCGTTCATGCCATCTCTAAAGTCATTGTACGATCTCCGTGCAGACTCCACCGATCCGTTGGTAAGTTTGGAGCGGTTGGAGGGTACGTACGGGGGAGGAATGTCAGATTCTACATGGCCGTTCATGCCTTCCCCTTCTTCATTCAGATAAACGGGTTTAGCGACTACGGGACCATTCGACTTTCTGTCGTCTCCATTTACAAAAACAGCTTTAGACACTACTCTTCTATTGGCATGCTCATTTTGGTGGTTAGTGTACACATGTTTAGGTTGTGAGGAGTCCTTGTTCCCACACTCTGGCCCGTTCATGCTACTGGACCTGTTGTTGTTACTGTTTCTAGAGAGTACGGAATCAGACACAGAATGGCGGAAGCTAGACCCTGACTTTGTGGAGTCAGAGTCCCTGTCCTCCCATGCTTTTCTATATGAAGACTTGCGGTCAGTACTGGAGTATCTCGAGTCAGAGTTTGAGTCTTGCCATGACTGTCTGTCTGATTCAGAATTTGATTCTGATTGAACCGAGTCTCTCGAAGACCTTCTAGAGGAATATGAAGGTCTACTGCTACGTTCGTATTTCTGCGAATCAGAAGAAATGATTTCCTGCCAGGGTTTTCTGTGAGAGTTGGAGACTCTCGTCTCCGAACTTGAGCTAGACTCGGAACTGGAGTCCTCCTCCCAAGCGGGAGCGAGGGAGGGTTTCATGTCCCTCAGCGCACTGTTCAACTTGTTCGTGGCAAACTCAGGTTGGCTCTGGCTCCGCGACAGAGTGATAAAGGCAGAGGAACGAGTTTTAGCCGTGCCACTGAGAAATCTCGAACCTTCGTCTTTGTCCTTCTCCATCGCCATCTGCTCCTTCTGTAGCGCCGCCATTCTCTCCCGCCGAGACTGCCGGGACCCAGAACCCTGTCCATTGGTCAAGGCTGGAACAAAAATAACTTTGGTGTAagtgtacagtacaggtagtcAGGAAATACCAGGAGTTAGTACAGCAGCTTTTCTGATGAGAAACACCCACGCCACACACCTGCAAACTTGAGGTAAGGTTAGAAGGTCTACAAACAATGGACCCTGAACATTTGGAAAGACATCTGACCAAAAATCTCTGTATCAAAATCTAAGAGAAAATAATCACAATATAAAGGGAAACATACCCTTCTGATTGACATGTGAAATATCATTAGTCAGTCAATGGAATATTATTTTCCAAATTCTCAGTGTACCTTCCAAATATCAAATGTCCAATTATGTTTATAAGAAGGTCAGTTATCTTCTGGTAAAATGTCACAAGTACATGCAGGTAAATTGGTCAATCCCATATGGAAAAGCATGTAATAAAAACACACTGGAAGTAAATCCAGTATCCATGTCAACTAAGTTGCCATGCAGCACTGCAACTGTTGAAGACACACCACACGGCATTTCCTGTCAGAACTACAGGTAAGAAAATATCGTCTGAGAAGCTGTCAATCATTCACACTCCACATGGAGGGGAACCTTACAAGACTCTTCCTCAGCCTCTTTACGTTTCTGCTTGAGGGATTCTAGTCTAGAGAGTTTCCTAGGTCTCTTAATCGTCAATGCTGGGGAGTTGATGAGGTTGTGGACAGAAGAAAGCAACGaaaaaggacagaagagacacaGAAAAGGGGAAGAGCATTTAAAGCATGGGTTAATATGTGCAGGATTGTGGATAGCAGTTTTACAATGTCAATGGTGTAACTAGATGTTAGGAGACTGGAAGGAAAGCTTGGGTTGCCAGAAAAAGATGTCCAGTCTGGTCAACAGAAAAACCTGTCCAGAAAAGACGGGACGGACGGGTTTTTCCGCTGCCTGGACTGGACAGCTTTTTCCCATCCAGTTTACACACAGTTTACAATTGGGGAATGATCATGGTTTTCTAGCTTAAGGATTGAGAACATAATGTTGGTTTGTAGACAAGCAAAGAATAAAGTTTACGATGCCATGTTGATAACGTTTGGACATCATTAAGCAAACATTTGAGAAATGAAAGAATACAgcatgaaaatgaaagaaaatgtgcAAAGGAAGAATGAAGGAAGAAAGCAGGGAAGTCACCATTTAATAAAGCAGCTTCTACATCATCTGATACAGATTCTGGTTTTTGGTCTTCAGGTTCGAAAACTTCATCGGGCTCAGGCGCTGTGGATTAGTTAGGAAGGGACATAAGAAGGATTGCTAACTGAAGCCAGTTGTACAAAGTAAACAGTTATGGTCCATATGTACTTGTGAATGTAAATACAGTGTATAGATGTACATGCATAAAGAGCAAGACTACACTGGACAAGACAAATATGTCAAGTCTTGACAGAATGACAATcatgaaaaatacaacacacaGCACACTTTTGCTTCCTTTCTATAACTGTTCACTCCAGGCGTACGAAAATTATCCTAATCAtacttattacatgtacatgctgtatGAAGCTTAAGAAACATAGATTACCCATGATTATAGGAAATAAAGTTACCCATTGGCGACTTTGTCTCAGTCAGTATAGCATAAAACTATTATTATGAAACATGATGAAACATTATGGCACAGATTAGAGAAAAGTAACCTACACGTACTGACCACACAATACATTCAAGCAAGTACAGTGGAAAACCTTAACCCGAATGCATACAGTGCTACACTTGAAGCATTTTTAAGAGCTTACATTTGGATTCGGTCTGTTCCGAGAGTCTCTCGGTAGTTCTTTCAACACGGTACAACCCCGGAGGTGGGGAGACTGGTGCACAGTTCAGAACACACACAGGGGGACAAGgatgagaaagaaagagaagatacaaaacacaagaaacagaaCATTAGAAACAAAGTAAACATTGACAGTCATAGTCTTCTTTGACTATGTGATTAGTGTTCATACCCTTTGACATTGATTTTACTACTACTTCAACAACACAGAGTAATTAGACTTAACAAAACATCAGGTACCCCCTCAGACATAAGTAATTGGTACAAACTACCTCCCATGCCATCAATGTAACTGATGAGTTAGACAAAAAACAATTATGTTTGAGTCCAATGCAACTTCTGACACATTAGAATGGCTGTATTGATGTAGAATACAAAAACAGTTGCGTACTACATGGTTCCTTTTTACTTTTGATCCATAAACTACCCCTTCCCCATCTGTTTCCTAGTTGTTATGCAGCTAGAAGGTTTTGTAAGTgaaatttctttaaaaagcTGATTTCTTCCTATAAACAGAGGCCCAATGGCAGATGATCCAGATTATGGGGTTGGCTGTTGCTATGCATTTGAGAAATCATATAACACACCTTCAAGCCATGGATTATTTGAAGCTAAGCAAAGGACGAGTGGATGCCATAAAGTGCCATTGGCTTGAATTGTAGCACATGTTAAGGTTAAAATTAATGGAATGCAAAGCTGAAGCTTACTCTCGTCATCAACTACTTGTGGTAAAGGCGGAAGCTCGTCCAGAATGATAGTTGGACAATCAATAGTGATTGGCTCATCAGGAATGATTGGCGGAAGCTCGTCAGGTGTGACAGGTGAAGGTTCATTATCAGACATAGGCGGAGATTCATCAACAGAAATAGGTGGAGATTCATCAACAGAACTAGGTGGAGACTCATCAACAGAACTAGCTGGAGACTCGTCAGTGTTATCAGAAGGAAGCTCATCAGGAATGACAGGCGAAGCTTCACCAGGGGTGACAGGAGGTGTGTCAGATGTGGAATGGATAGCTGGTGTGAGAACAACATGTTAGAGGCAGGAGAAGCTGAGGCTATTCAATGTACAGTAATCACAAATAAAGCAGAGATAGATAGAGAAAGTTATGTATTGAATAATGTATTGCACCCAGCTACAATGTATTTACATGAAGTTTACTAAGGAGGCATTGGTATCATATGCTATTGCAAGGTTTTACCACACTTCAAGTACTAGTCAACTTTTTCACCAATTAGTCGGAATTTCTATCTAAAGATCCCAATTTCAGAAGATAAAACAGGTGACTTCAAAAACACCACTCAAAAGAAATGTTAAAAGTTCCAGTGAAATTCTAGTACCATTTCATATAACATTTCATGCTACAAAAACAAACGTTATGAACAGGATTAAATCAATAAAACGGTAACGGATGCAACAGGACGTCATGGATCACACGGTAATGAACCAAGATGGAAGCTCACATTCTGTGTCATGATTGTCAGGGGATGGGAACACAAGCTCATCGCTTGTGTCTTGTGGTGAGGATGGTTCAGATGGCTGGAGATCAGCTGGAAGAATGGAGAGGAGCCAAACGCACATGACTACAAgttaacctccaagcagacgcTGGGAGGAAAGTGCTATTTTTGGACCTGCCCATTTTTGATGGAGACGTAGGCACCAGCAATGCAATTATGAAACAATCCATTCTTtccttccaacatctgcttggaggttactAAAAGCAAACCATTGTGGCACAAAGTGGCAAGATGAACAAGAACACATGAAGGGTACCACAATGAAAAAGCACACATTGCTTAACACTacagctactacatgtacagtgtaggtcTTGTATGTGATAACAACATTCTAGAAGCACACTAAAAAGCCAAAGTATGCATGAAGAGTACAGTCACAAAGAGAATGCATAGTATAACATCGCAGAAAAAAGTCACAATAAAATGAAACTAAAAATGAATTATGTAGAATAAACACACATAgagatgtacatgattgtacagacAGCAAAGAGAGAAAGATCACACAAAACAAGAGAAAAATTGCACATAAAAATAAAGTTGAATAAGCATGCATAGATGCAGGCAGAAAAGAATGCGACAAAGCAGAGGCTTACACTCATCgatgtgcagtgttctgagTTTGTCTTGTGTTGATTCCTCATCTTCGTTTTCTATTGACAAGTCCTCATCACACTCCTGACCTTCCTCtacttcctcctcctcctcctcctctgcaTCTTCATCCTCATCACCATTTACCAACTCATCCTCATACTCAGCTTCCTGTTCCGTCTCTAGCTCTGTGTCTTCCTCTGACTGAGGCATGTTTGCCACTGTGGCCAGAGACAgcacaagacaacaaaatatttttgccgAGTCCTTTTTTCTTGGTTCATTATTACCTTGGGACAACAAAAGTCCACAAGACCCATGCATCACAAGGAATACCGATGGtataaaacaaattcaaatcATATCTCTGCCTCATGATGACAAAAGAGGCATTTGACCATCATTTGCAAAGGAAAAGACAAATGTAAAAGATGCCCATTGGTGATAAGGTACATATACCGTGGCACTTACTAACAGGCAAGGTTATGATACTTTAGGTATGATGCACTACATGTGTCATGTCTGTTGGAAAGCATGCCTAagagaaatgactatagacagacaaatttcataattttgatGAGAACTGATGAAATGCTGGGCACACAAGAACTAAGTATATTTGTTATCCGTGGTAGGGTAAGATTTAGTTTATTACTATTTGGTCGCAAAAGCAGTCGTAATCAACAGTGCATCAAAATGTAAGCTCGGAGGCAAGCCACTTTGTTTGGTGAATCAAGGCTGTCAACAAGGAACCACTGCAGCTATTTTTGCCTTCCTCTGATAAGACGTTAAGATCACAGATGTGACAACAGCTAGGCAGGCTTGCATGCCATCATGTCTGCCTGTATGGACAAATCTCTGACCCATGGTCACTGACTCTGCAAATCTCTGAATCATGGACAAACACTGCAATATCAGGCTGTTAGTGCATAGTCAGTGTCCAAGGCTAtagaaaaatgcaaatatggacTAAGAATATGGAGAAAGACAGAGCATTTTCAAGCTAGGAAGATTTGGTGTCAACAGAATAATATCAATGATATTGTAAGGCATATTTGCCcaacagaaaatgataatgtTTGAAGCAATAGAGGTTTTCATTGGCATTGTAATAAccataatttgaatcctcctgTGACCAAATTTTTGGGTAATTGGATTAACAGATTGAAGCATCATGTTGGCATGTTTACCAAACAATGAAACACGCACTGTAATCCAACATTGCATAAATGATGTCATATGAAAAGCTTGCATTGAAGGATTCTTCTTGTGGTGTAAGACTTAGTCTTCTAATTTTGATGATGAAAGTAGCCATATCTTTTGACAATTACATCATGATACTTTAGAATAATTTTCCTCACAAGGGCCATCTTTGCTCTTTGAGCTTAAGCTCCAGGGACTTTCTCCTTATCTCAGTTCTTAAGGGCTAAGACAGATTGAGGGACAGATTGAGCCTCTAGATGATTTTTAAGCTTACGAGTGTCAGGCTTGTCGTGTGGCTCGGTTAAAGCAGCTTCAGGCAGTGGAATGTCGTTAGGCTCGGTAGGTGGAGGAGCTAGAGACAAAAGTAAGCAACTATAGAGGACGTCTGAGAAAATAACTGACGGAAAGTGAGAAAGTACTATCCTAATGGtctggttacatgtacatgacctaTATGTACCAAATTATTGAAATCTACCTACAAACAGGACACTCAGATGTACTGTACACTAAGTGTAAGATATAGACTACGGGTATTAGATTGAAATAGAAGGTGACTAAACTGGTATTCAAAAGCCatgcaatatacattgtacatataccaGCTGCCCTGTCTAATTTGGCATactctttctcttcttctttttctcaagaaagcccctgtcacacttCAGGACCTTTCCAAGACTTTGCTCCCAACCACTCCCAAACAAAGTTCAGCACTGGGTTGGAAGTTAcctggaatccatcctattctagctccagttCACTCTTCTGATCACATTCAAGCAGAATATGACTTTGAAAAAGTACTTACTACAGGCTAGCATGACTTTTGTACAGTAGAAGACAACCTCACCAACCAACTCCAAACCATCAACTAACTCTCaaaaccatggtctggagaaggttgggaggccatggttggctgTGTGTGACTGGGGTCTGATTTGACCCATGTTACAATGCTGACACCAAATTACCGTCTATAGACAGAGCAGCCACTGAAAAATGCCCAAGCCATGCTGATCAACGTCATATGCATGACTTTTCTCACAATCGCGGGACCAATCCTCAAAGACTGGGAATTCTCCTCCCATCATCAggtctgtgtgtgtatacagAACAATGATGTGAACACAGACAGGGGGACAGGGATGGAGAAATGTGTTACGTGTCCACACAATTGTCTGTGTTCATCAATGTTACAATcccttacatgtatatcaaaaacCTAGACAGTGTAGTCACATAAAACCATGAGTTAGGTAACTGTGCATTGTAGGTATTGAGAATTAGATATACAAGTTAGTATACAATGAATTGCTTAACATGACAACCATACATGTCTGAGAAAACAATGATGCAATGGAGAATTAAAccaccaaatacatgtatcaaaccatgctttttttaaagactACACAATGAATTCAAATGAAAATCCATGCTTGATAAGagaaaaacacaacagaaactGACCACCTTGAACTTAACAATGCTTGTTTGAGAAAACATGATGTAATGAACatgtgtatacatttgtaccttccGCATACAAAGCCATGCTTTTTTGACATTACCGATAAAAAGTGACTGCTTATCAAAGTTAATGAATGATgtttttttgtaaacatttcaCCAACCTTCACCTAGCAAATTTGCTTCTCAGTTCcaccatgcatacatttatCTATCCTTGGTAGACAATGCTTATGACAGAAGCTCACAGTGGAGAATGTAATCTCTCCTTTGCTCCACCATATATGGTTATAAATGCTACAAACATGCTATAGAAAGTGACTGCTGAAGTATACAAGCCATATCTCTAGGTAAGTATAAGGTCAGaataaaaaacacacaatacaATGAACTATACATTTTTGAAGACGACATCTACGATAATAGTCAACCATTTTTCCACCCATCGGCATGCAAAACTGTTCACCAACACCCAGCTACTGTGATTCCTAGAGCAGAAACTAGACTAAGGATGCAGGGAGCAAATGAATAGATTAGATGCTTACAGAGTTCCCGTCTCTCTTCTTCTCTCTTTTGTCTCTCGAGTTCAGCAACTGATGAAGAGAGTGATAAAGGCACCAAACTATAAATACTGGAACTCATAAccacaaacaaaaataatacatCAAATAGTCACTGCAAAAGTTTTCATCATGATAGTCCTGATTGTACGTTCATGACATAAATACACTTGGTCCAGCACTTTCAAACACAGGCACTATAGATGGTCATTCCTGGTCTTGCaagtataaaatgtatattgtagTTAGTAAACAGCAAGCTTCTATAAtcataataaacaaaaaaaactacatgCTACATGTCAACTCTAACATCATGCTCATCTCTTCACTACATTCACCAACCCTATCCCttttaaaagaaaatcatgcTCAATGTAAGAATAAATTAGTAAAGCTTTAAATCATAGGAACcttttctttcctcttcttctagCTTTTTAGCATATTCTAATTGCTTGGCAACATCGTCTCTCCATGAATGGCTTTGTCGTTGGTAGGAACCTGAAATTAGAACAAccttaagtacatgtaccaaccaCAATTAAAAATACCAACCTTAAATTAATGTCAACTAGACCCTGCTATGAGAAGCTCGAGAATATGAGAATATTGACATTATGACATTATGactgtgcatgtacatgtacatgtacattgtaagtaaACTGTGCATAAATGCCAATacaatgatgtacattgtacttttttgaggtagatagatacatgtacatgtacatgaaaatcaGTTCTGTAACTAAAAAAGCATAAGTCTTAGAATGACACAGTATGATTGAAGTACAATGAGATTACAACAGAGAGTGATAAAAAAGTCAGAAAACAAGAAGGAAAGTGACACCTTTTGctgcttcttcttttcttttttgctgTATTTCTTCGGCCTTTTTCCAGAAGTCTGGGTCAGCTGTTGTACAAGTTCACAAAGTTTAAAAGAGGGCAACACGTGGAAAAAACATAGAATagaaaagcaaagaaagcagcatCTACAAAAACAGAACATCTCTGCTATTCTAGAGATTCTACAATTACATAGAGGGCTTAACATGCATGACACTGTTGGAGAacaaaaaaaggccccaaaaACTACTGTAACAAACTGGAGCCTAACAAATAATCCGCAATTATGGTAGTAAGTATATAATATCTTGACTGTGGTAACATTGCAGATTTATACGTAGAGTAGTTGTAGAATGCAACAGAAGTAGAGAAAGATCTCTTACATCTAACCAGTTCTGTCTCCTCCAAATATCTCTCTTTCCATCTTTTCCTGGCCTCTTCTGCATACATCTCTTTCACTGGGGAAACAAGTTTGGGGTTTAGCTAGAAAATTTCTCAGTGGTTAGTGatgaaatgtcattgaaaaatGAATGACGTTGTCAATGGCTGCAGCGGATGATGGCACTGTGGAATGGAAGGTGTTAGCAACCTGTGGGATGAAGAAAATGCCGGGTGGTTTTAGTGATGAAAAATGCAGCTTAAACGATTAGGTGCTTTACTGTGAGTTATGGGCGCATATCCAGATTCGCAAAAATCAAAACACAATACCGTATAGGTACTGCAATGGTTGTGTGATAAGCATATGAAGAATGGTGACactgcaatgtacatgttacatgaaACTT includes:
- the LOC118418691 gene encoding FH1/FH2 domain-containing protein 3-like isoform X3: MIGRGSDGRTTRMGGQTKAPGGDRRAPSGQTRLPPVRDIDVLLGFSASEQDLNPDQGGEQDPELESKRDSGYIEDCALQISHNGTYLDLDSTLDEQREYLEGFEDSRKNSMILRTQLSVRVHACIEKLLNSSGRELRRALFSLKQIFQDDKDLVHEFVNSEGLTCLIKVGAEADQNYQNYILRALGQVMLYVDGMNGVINHNETIQWLYSLISSKFRLVVKTTLKLLLVFVEYTENNALLLVQAVDAVDNDRGHKPWSNIMDVLNERDAVDTELLVYAMTLVNKTLNAVPDQDTFYDVTDSLEEQGLEKIIQRHLTKKGSDLDLVEQMKIYETALKFEDGEENIPESSQNTLRKTRRTISQTISDEARQSLRKSRRHSLNAGDSSPSPGGKGRSETKGRTETDGETRRSRYSADSETSDDGGDRKSRYSSGVTRQPRESTIAEAPKQNGLSGSTESGKRRSWRDRVYGGQEDTSSNTNSSGYNRGYRSWREELSKFDHILGTTYGISANRHSRYKTQTDSDSDSLRKDKDTNEEKQKEEKETETPVKRGTFYEIMKSIEDQKKQEQEPKKTPEELEEERKAAEEQRLKEMYAEEARKRWKERYLEETELVRSDPDFWKKAEEIQQKRKEEAAKGSYQRQSHSWRDDVAKQLEYAKKLEEEERKVAELERQKREEERRELYLMMGGEFPVFEDWSRDSPPPTEPNDIPLPEAALTEPHDKPDTLANMPQSEEDTELETEQEAEYEDELVNGDEDEDAEEEEEEEVEEGQECDEDLSIENEDEESTQDKLRTLHIDESDLQPSEPSSPQDTSDELVFPSPDNHDTESIHSTSDTPPVTPGEASPVIPDELPSDNTDESPASSVDESPPSSVDESPPISVDESPPMSDNEPSPVTPDELPPIIPDEPITIDCPTIILDELPPLPQVVDDEISPPPGLYRVERTTERLSEQTESKSPEPDEVFEPEDQKPESVSDDVEAALLNALTIKRPRKLSRLESLKQKRKEAEEESSLTNGQGSGSRQSRRERMAALQKEQMAMEKDKDEGSRFLSGTAKTRSSAFITLSRSQSQPEFATNKLNSALRDMKPSLAPAWEEDSSSESSSSSETRVSNSHRKPWQEIISSDSQKYERSSRPSYSSRRSSRDSVQSESNSESDRQSWQDSNSDSRYSSTDRKSSYRKAWEDRDSDSTKSGSSFRHSVSDSVLSRNSNNNRSSSMNGPECGNKDSSQPKHVYTNHQNEHANRRVVSKAVFVNGDDRKSNGPVVAKPVYLNEEGEGMNGHVESDIPPPYVPSNRSKLTNGSVESARRSYNDFRDGMNGEGLVRSHRGSMDRYHDTTRGLSGSTSTDCMADGTPRSSEVVDNRSSSPLLHASGEHGAPGGRTFAVSRRRDERTESVSDEPVTPTSPDMGPVSPSAQSGGLTSNKRWMLAMFYAQNREGKMGDEDEDSDESKDESKEAKEKRRLSIETSETISSRMEKVQQKQKEDVSSPTEKKQPEIASKGKVAAVAEKLKSGAILDEDKIVNGLQAMKVEEKKEEKKPPPPPKSEQDQLWENLMNTDRELVIKDMDFRDLIGDDDMDVLSPFHGMETSTDGYPPRPPPNLFGGPPPPPCVFPGGVPPPPPPPGIPGAPPPPPPPGGPPPPPGAPPPPPPPKAPGSSHLGPAPKNSAIPVKKKKTVRLFWKEVNHYVPPTVANATKGSLWDTLRGVKFQLDTDKLEHLFESRTKEQTPKKVGEGKGKNEVIVLDAKRSNQINIGLTNLPPPRTIKQAILNMDSVAMNREGIEMILKMIPSDEEKTKIQEAQMQNPDTPLGAAEQFLLTLSSISELTARLNFWAFKLDYETMEQEVAEPLMDLKEAMEQLKNNKTLRYILATLLAIGNFLNGAQCKGFQLDYLAKVPEVKDTVHKQSLLYHLCTMVMEKFPESTDLYSEIGAVTRSSKVDFSLLTLNLAKMEKQCRSSWDNLKAIAKHNMASPMKNRLTEFLKDCTERIAILKIVHRRVINRFNKLLIFTGMTPQAIKDTNINQFCKTISEFALEYRTTRERVLQQQKKKANQRERNKTRGKMITDEFGRRFPEAHADLSEMMTKNFAGKSKKEKKEEEEANALKAVLKHGAMNGEVNLNTSMEPRVRTRGKSTGDARRSSASSRAKDADPDDNTEEIMERLVKTATNPGTRLIPRERKRARQVNRKSLRRTLKSGLSEQESKALGISGKSNPVNI